A window of the Alkalinema sp. FACHB-956 genome harbors these coding sequences:
- a CDS encoding Rpn family recombination-promoting nuclease/putative transposase, with protein MFDNLSKFLIQQYSQDFAAWLLGEPIALTELKPTELSIEPIRADSVILLKSQQVIVHCEFQTNPDRDLPFRMADYALRIYRKYPDRTLVQVVVYLRETTSEWVYITQFAGNQLRHEFQVVRLWEQSPEAFLQRPGLLPYAVLTQTNDREALLREVARRLDEIPDRTERSNLTVSSAVIAGLSLEKTVIQRILRREVMRESVIYQEWETELKAEGRAEGQEEERRILAMKMLQEGLSLETIARITEYSLEQLEAIQTQINSADR; from the coding sequence ATGTTTGACAACCTTTCTAAATTCCTGATCCAGCAATACTCCCAGGATTTTGCAGCCTGGTTGCTGGGAGAGCCGATCGCGTTAACTGAGTTAAAACCGACAGAACTCTCGATCGAGCCGATTCGAGCCGATTCTGTGATTTTATTGAAATCGCAACAGGTAATTGTCCATTGTGAATTTCAAACCAATCCCGATCGGGATTTGCCCTTTCGTATGGCGGATTATGCCCTACGCATTTATCGCAAATACCCCGATCGTACCTTAGTGCAAGTGGTTGTGTATTTACGGGAAACGACTTCGGAGTGGGTCTACATAACGCAGTTTGCAGGCAATCAACTCCGCCATGAGTTTCAAGTGGTGCGGCTGTGGGAGCAGTCACCGGAAGCATTTTTGCAACGACCCGGTTTATTGCCCTATGCGGTGTTGACGCAAACGAACGATCGGGAAGCCTTGTTACGGGAAGTGGCGCGGCGGTTGGATGAGATTCCCGATCGGACGGAGCGGAGTAATCTGACCGTCAGCAGTGCCGTGATAGCTGGGTTATCATTGGAGAAGACGGTGATTCAGCGAATTCTCAGGAGGGAAGTGATGCGGGAATCGGTGATTTATCAAGAGTGGGAAACGGAACTTAAGGCCGAAGGTCGCGCGGAAGGGCAGGAAGAGGAACGGCGGATCCTGGCGATGAAGATGTTGCAGGAAGGCTTATCCCTGGAGACGATCGCGCGGATTACAGAATATTCGCTAGAACAACTGGAAGCCATACAGACTCAGATCAATTCAGCCGATCGCTGA